From Juglans regia cultivar Chandler chromosome 8, Walnut 2.0, whole genome shotgun sequence, the proteins below share one genomic window:
- the LOC109007797 gene encoding protein WVD2-like 2 — MGRELADAHTEKKPNGVVVASNGVSYDKVYVAPKISEDCIEAKDYEVKECTTEENSVIEQCHEKQEVLVVKSTNLDAGVTEGKDEKPGVYKSSDIKKSSSPASKSAAVGNVRVYTIPQPFSLATEKRGVCTHSVGAESVANGMTYSPKANNTNSPQATKISQPNSPLSLRKSLQLDARKHHDEEDSCSLASSTAASVRTIKYRVTVGTAPTFRSAERAEKRREFYSKLGEKHQALEAERSAFEARTREEQEAAIKQLRKGLVIKANPVPNFYYEGPPPKVELKKLPLTRPKSPKLSRRKSASDATNSFNEKGGICSRAHRHSLGSQKEGPAMLNTPKGKSRHSRGGHEEELATLSTPKSKGQMSGRNNNGTPCKVEDHPEQEKETTKTALPKINEQTNGDITVH; from the exons ATGGGAAGGGAACTTGCAGATGCACACACAGAAAAGAAACCAAATGGTGTGGTAGTGGCTTCAAATGGAGTTTCTTATGATAAAGTTTATGTTGCTCCAAAAATTTCGGAAGATTGCATTGAAGCAAAAGATTATGAAGTGAAGGAATGCACTACTGAAGAAAACTCAGTTATTGAACAATGCCACGAGAAGCAAGAAGTGCTAGTAGTTAAAAGCACAAATCTTGATGCTGGAGTGACTGAGGGGAAAGATGAGAAACCTGGGGTTTATAAATCTAGTGACATTAAGAAGTCAAGCTCGCCTGCGTCAAAATCTGCAGCTGTTGGGAATGTACGTGTGTACACTATTCCACAGCCATTTTCTTTGGCAACTGAAAAGCGTGGTGTATGCACACATAGTGTCGGGGCTGAAAGTGTTGCTAATGGTATGACCTATTCACCAAAAGCTAACAATACAAATTCCCCTCAAGCTACAAAGATTTCACAG ccAAACTCACCTCTGTCACTAAGGAAGTCATTGCAACTTGATGCTAGGAAGCATCATGATGAAGAAGATAGTTGTTCTCTCGCTTCTTC TACTGCTGCATCTGTGCGAACAATTAAATATAGGGTGACTGTCGGAACAGCTCCAACATTTAGAAGTGCCGAGCGTGCAGAGAAACGAAGGGAG TTTTACTCAAAGTTAGGGGAGAAACACCAAGCTCTGGAGGCAGAGAGAAGCGCATTTGAGGCTAGGACCAGG GAAGAGCAAGAAGCAGCCATCAAACAACTTAGAAAGGGCCTGGTGATCAAGGCAAATCCAGTACCTAATTTCTATTATGAGGGTCCTCCACCGAAGGTTGAACTCAAGAAG TTGCCATTGACACGGCCTAAGTCACCAAAACTAAGCCGGAGAAAGAGCGCTAGTGATGCAACCAACTCATTCAATGAAAAGGGAGGTATTTGCAGTCGGGCACACCGCCACAGCCTTGGTAGTCAAAAAGAGGGGCCTGCCATGCTGAACACTCCCAAAGGTAAATCCCGCCACAGCCGTGGTGGTCATGAAGAGGAGCTTGCTACCCTGAGCACTCCCAAAAGTAAGGGTCAGATGAGTGGACGTAATAACAATGGCACGCCTTGCAAAGTGGAAGACCATCCCGAGCAAGAAAAGGAGACAACAAAAACAGCTCTTCCCAAGATCAATGAGCAGACGAACGGAGACATTACCGTCCATTAA